The Candidatus Poribacteria bacterium genome window below encodes:
- a CDS encoding D-aminoacylase: YKMSGFPAERFRLSDRGRIDRGLAADIVVFDPETVADRSTWSDPVQSPVGVNYVFVNGVSVVEDGDVTGQLPGRVLRQQR; this comes from the coding sequence CTATAAAATGAGCGGTTTTCCCGCTGAACGCTTTCGACTCTCCGATCGCGGACGGATTGATCGAGGACTTGCCGCGGATATTGTGGTCTTTGATCCAGAGACTGTCGCAGACAGGTCTACATGGTCGGATCCAGTACAATCTCCTGTCGGTGTAAACTATGTATTCGTCAACGGCGTTTCAGTTGTTGAAGATGGTGACGTGACGGGGCAACTGCCCGGTAGAGTGCTGCGTCAACAACGATAG
- a CDS encoding FAD-dependent oxidoreductase, with the protein MDTYDVTIIGGGSAGLVLAVAGAKLGKKTALVEKHRIGGDCLWTGCVPSKALLKAAKVANYIKDAEKYGISSTLTTPDWQHVMAYVRSTQHAIEEEHDNPERFREMGVDVIFGDGHFESSDRFVVEDTESGQTRMLESKKFVISTGSRPDAPPIPGLESCGYLDSENVWDLEECPNRLLVVGAGPIGIELGQAFHRLGADVTVAQRSGRILTKEDTDVSEQMLRYLREEGITIRLNTNIAQVIQNQEGVYVTFSGGDSENGTVEQTFDKILIAAGRAPNIEGLALDKIGVQVGRSGIEVNSKLQTSVKNIYAAGDVIGHYLFTHVAAFQAQLLLRNIFFPFSKTINYAVVPWTTFCDPEVARCGLTEAEAREKYGDVDVFTLDQADVDRAVAEGETHGFSKVIASRWTGKILGVHLVGANAGEVI; encoded by the coding sequence GTGGATACGTACGATGTAACAATTATTGGTGGTGGAAGTGCCGGGCTTGTGCTTGCCGTGGCGGGCGCAAAATTGGGGAAAAAGACCGCGCTTGTGGAGAAACACCGCATCGGTGGCGACTGCCTCTGGACGGGATGTGTGCCTTCCAAGGCACTCCTGAAGGCGGCGAAGGTCGCGAATTACATCAAAGACGCTGAGAAATACGGCATTTCAAGCACCCTTACAACGCCTGATTGGCAACATGTGATGGCGTATGTCAGAAGCACCCAACACGCGATAGAGGAGGAACACGACAACCCTGAACGATTCCGTGAGATGGGAGTTGATGTTATCTTCGGAGATGGTCATTTTGAATCCTCTGATCGTTTCGTTGTGGAAGATACTGAGAGCGGTCAGACGCGCATGCTCGAAAGCAAAAAGTTCGTGATTAGCACGGGCTCCCGTCCTGATGCGCCGCCTATCCCCGGATTAGAGTCTTGTGGTTATCTCGACAGTGAGAACGTCTGGGACCTTGAGGAGTGCCCCAACCGGTTGCTCGTCGTCGGTGCGGGTCCAATCGGTATTGAACTCGGACAGGCGTTTCATCGTCTCGGTGCGGATGTGACGGTAGCACAACGGAGCGGACGTATTCTCACAAAAGAGGATACCGATGTTTCTGAGCAGATGCTGCGTTACCTCCGAGAGGAGGGGATTACAATCCGACTCAATACGAATATCGCACAGGTTATACAAAATCAAGAAGGCGTATATGTGACGTTCAGTGGTGGTGATAGTGAAAATGGAACTGTAGAGCAGACTTTTGATAAGATTCTGATTGCCGCGGGACGTGCACCGAACATTGAAGGCTTAGCACTCGACAAAATCGGGGTACAGGTAGGCAGAAGTGGGATTGAAGTGAACAGCAAACTTCAGACGAGCGTCAAAAATATCTATGCCGCAGGCGATGTGATTGGACATTACTTGTTCACACATGTCGCCGCATTTCAAGCGCAGCTGCTCCTCCGAAATATTTTTTTCCCGTTCTCCAAGACAATCAACTACGCCGTCGTGCCGTGGACAACCTTCTGTGATCCAGAAGTTGCCCGTTGCGGTCTGACAGAAGCAGAGGCACGCGAGAAATATGGGGATGTTGATGTGTTCACACTCGATCAAGCGGATGTCGATAGAGCCGTCGCGGAAGGTGAGACACACGGCTTCAGCAAAGTCATTGCGAGTCGGTGGACTGGGAAAATATTAGGCGTTCATCTCGTTGGCGCAAACGCGGGCGAGGTCATCCA
- a CDS encoding TolB family protein → MRTQYLPVSFVLSVVILGASVCPVLAKAPDTAKVVFASSRDGNYEIYLMNPDGSEQVNITNHRANDISAVWSPTGEHILFASDREQKAWGNWDLYLMEPDGSNVQKVFDKSKNRSGGRWSPDGKQIAYTSFEKGQWTVYIASIDDKKEEQVALGSSGDWSPDGTKLVMKVGWPKRMRIVMLDPQTGKQKFIFPPKHVLHGWEAASSGHRYAINSRFLGSIGCRWKTSLRRRPSTL, encoded by the coding sequence ATGCGAACTCAGTATCTGCCCGTTTCATTTGTGCTAAGTGTTGTCATATTAGGTGCGAGCGTCTGTCCAGTGCTTGCCAAAGCACCCGATACGGCGAAAGTTGTATTCGCGTCATCTCGTGATGGAAATTATGAAATCTATCTGATGAATCCGGATGGAAGTGAGCAGGTTAATATCACCAATCACCGTGCAAACGATATTTCTGCAGTTTGGTCGCCAACAGGTGAACACATCCTTTTCGCCTCTGATCGTGAGCAGAAGGCATGGGGGAATTGGGATTTGTATCTTATGGAACCAGATGGCTCTAATGTACAAAAGGTGTTCGACAAGTCAAAAAATAGATCCGGTGGAAGATGGTCGCCAGACGGGAAACAGATTGCTTACACTTCCTTTGAAAAAGGACAATGGACGGTCTATATCGCATCGATAGACGATAAAAAAGAGGAGCAGGTGGCACTTGGTAGCAGCGGGGACTGGTCTCCAGATGGGACGAAATTAGTGATGAAAGTCGGTTGGCCCAAGCGCATGCGGATCGTGATGCTTGACCCCCAAACAGGCAAACAAAAATTCATTTTCCCCCCGAAGCACGTCCTTCATGGATGGGAAGCAGCATCGAGTGGTCACCGATACGCAATAAACTCGCGTTTTCTTGGCTCCATCGGGTGCCGTTGGAAGACTTCCTTGAGACGGAGACCATCTACACTGTGA
- a CDS encoding PD40 domain-containing protein, which translates to MKFTRLLSIFSLIFFSSSLCNVLAQAPQTPKIVFPLIDSGNSEIYLMNPDGTEQVRLTHNKAFDVSPMWSPTGEQILFTSDRDVVRDLYLIDADGKNVKRVFGKSADRTHPTWSPDGKQIAYTRREQGKWFIYIASIDGKKEERMAIGGSPAWSPDGTEIAFLTGWPERMQISLLSVSTGKQKVLFPKPVKPSWMTSPAWSPSGDKIAFTWLHKAPLGDFLDTETIYIINRDGTGLQQVIPEGVGIEGSPVWSPHGNELLYTQYIDGKQMQIFKVGLDGGEPVRLTNPMFWHFTGDWFDPAYALPVSPQPQLLTTQWGEVKK; encoded by the coding sequence ATGAAATTCACACGACTTCTTTCTATTTTTAGTCTCATATTTTTCTCTTCAAGCCTTTGCAACGTCTTGGCGCAGGCTCCTCAAACCCCTAAAATCGTATTTCCCTTAATCGATAGCGGCAATTCGGAAATCTATCTGATGAACCCTGATGGTACGGAGCAAGTGAGACTCACCCATAACAAGGCATTTGATGTCTCCCCGATGTGGTCTCCTACAGGTGAGCAAATCCTTTTTACCTCAGACCGGGATGTGGTCCGTGACCTATACCTCATAGATGCGGATGGAAAAAATGTGAAACGGGTATTCGGCAAATCAGCGGATAGAACGCACCCGACATGGTCTCCTGATGGAAAACAGATTGCTTATACGCGGCGCGAGCAAGGCAAATGGTTCATCTATATCGCGTCTATAGACGGTAAAAAAGAGGAGCGTATGGCGATCGGTGGCAGTCCAGCGTGGTCTCCAGATGGCACGGAGATCGCCTTTCTTACGGGTTGGCCCGAGCGTATGCAAATAAGCCTGCTTAGCGTTAGCACAGGTAAACAGAAAGTCCTCTTTCCCAAACCGGTAAAACCTTCGTGGATGACTTCTCCGGCATGGTCGCCATCGGGTGACAAGATAGCGTTTACTTGGCTCCACAAGGCACCTTTAGGAGATTTCCTTGATACAGAGACAATTTACATCATAAACCGAGATGGCACGGGTCTTCAACAGGTTATCCCTGAAGGTGTCGGCATAGAAGGCTCTCCGGTTTGGTCCCCGCACGGAAATGAACTCCTTTATACCCAGTATATCGATGGAAAACAGATGCAAATCTTCAAAGTTGGATTGGACGGAGGGGAACCCGTGCGGCTTACGAATCCGATGTTTTGGCATTTTACAGGCGATTGGTTCGATCCGGCGTATGCGCTGCCAGTTTCACCGCAGCCACAGTTGCTAACAACCCAATGGGGAGAAGTGAAGAAGTGA
- a CDS encoding DUF1080 domain-containing protein yields MKLVMIASMIFLFTFPARGGVFQENFDNGNLDAWQELIMTQDFLFFDVDDPPPGSWEIVDGELHAVSPDESTRLLTIGDETWRDYTIEFDVKPLDKPGLSNIAIAARIKGSWVAWCVIGDLPAFRKNASEALLGAGNFHDRNTIFYTHAELHRSLKLNRWSQLKLAVEENTLNFWINGKLVIGPVQLPNRKTFKEHEAARKAHPVKPGNIRIIHPLALDGFHNFLTGAAGLGLSNQTARFDNIVITGDSIPDSGGLSVTPKAKLTTVWGSLKRF; encoded by the coding sequence ATGAAATTGGTAATGATTGCAAGTATGATTTTCCTCTTTACCTTCCCAGCAAGGGGAGGGGTGTTTCAGGAAAATTTTGATAACGGAAACTTGGATGCGTGGCAGGAACTTATTATGACACAGGATTTTCTTTTTTTTGATGTGGACGATCCGCCTCCCGGTTCTTGGGAAATCGTTGACGGTGAACTTCATGCGGTAAGTCCTGATGAGAGCACGCGTCTGCTCACAATTGGTGATGAGACTTGGCGCGATTACACCATCGAATTTGATGTCAAACCACTTGATAAACCGGGTCTTAGCAATATCGCTATTGCCGCTCGAATCAAGGGAAGTTGGGTGGCATGGTGTGTCATCGGCGATTTGCCGGCATTTCGCAAAAATGCCTCCGAAGCTCTGCTGGGTGCTGGCAATTTTCATGACCGAAACACAATTTTCTACACACATGCCGAGCTCCATCGTTCTTTAAAATTAAACAGGTGGTCGCAGTTGAAGTTGGCAGTTGAAGAAAATACCCTAAATTTTTGGATTAACGGTAAGCTGGTTATTGGACCCGTCCAACTTCCAAACCGTAAAACCTTCAAGGAGCATGAAGCTGCCAGAAAGGCGCACCCAGTTAAACCGGGAAATATAAGGATAATTCACCCATTAGCGTTAGACGGATTTCACAACTTTTTGACAGGCGCAGCGGGCCTGGGTCTCTCGAATCAGACGGCGAGATTCGACAATATTGTAATCACCGGCGACAGTATCCCTGACAGCGGTGGTTTATCGGTAACGCCGAAAGCAAAACTCACGACGGTCTGGGGAAGTCTAAAGCGTTTTTAA
- a CDS encoding RtcB family protein: MAQQNVTLQKLDEYRWRIPKSYMKGMRVDGIVYANEKLLKQAKSDEALQQVANVAHLPGIVGHSLAMPDLHWGYGFVIGGVAATDPKADGVVSPGGIGYDINCGVRLIRTNLDVSQLEGKRKALVAKLFENVPCGVGSSGKIRLTIQEERQMLEKGALWAIERDYGHVEDLDFTEATGFLQDANADAASQRALERGKNQLGTLGSGNHFLEVQAVDRIFYREAADAMGLSEGNICVMIHTGSRGFGYQICDEHVKSWVKVAERYGINLPDRQLASAPINSREGQDYITAMACSANYAWNNRQCIMHLVRQTFMQFFETTEDELGLELVYDVAHNIGKFEKHTVNGKERELFIHRKGATRAFPAGHPEIPDKYQKIGQPVLIPGDMGTASYVLVGNPGAMAETWGTTCHGAGRVLSRRKAIALTKGRSIQKDLEAQGIYVRAEGRRTLQEEVPEAYKDVDEVVRVVDKAGLSRRVARLRPIGVVKG; the protein is encoded by the coding sequence ATGGCACAACAAAATGTAACCCTCCAAAAACTTGATGAATATCGCTGGCGCATCCCGAAGAGTTACATGAAAGGTATGCGTGTGGACGGCATCGTCTACGCCAACGAGAAACTCCTTAAGCAAGCCAAAAGCGATGAAGCACTGCAGCAGGTTGCAAACGTCGCACATCTCCCTGGCATCGTCGGACACTCCCTTGCCATGCCCGATTTGCACTGGGGTTACGGCTTCGTCATTGGGGGTGTTGCTGCCACGGATCCGAAAGCAGATGGTGTCGTTTCTCCAGGTGGTATCGGATACGATATAAACTGTGGCGTCCGCCTGATTCGGACGAACCTTGATGTCTCACAACTTGAGGGGAAACGGAAAGCACTCGTAGCCAAATTGTTCGAGAACGTTCCGTGCGGTGTCGGCTCCAGCGGCAAAATTCGGCTCACCATCCAAGAGGAACGGCAGATGTTAGAAAAAGGCGCGCTATGGGCAATTGAACGAGACTACGGGCACGTCGAAGATCTCGACTTTACAGAAGCGACCGGTTTCCTCCAAGACGCAAATGCCGACGCGGCGAGTCAACGTGCCTTGGAACGCGGCAAAAACCAACTCGGCACCCTCGGTTCGGGTAACCACTTCCTTGAAGTCCAAGCGGTTGATCGTATTTTTTACCGAGAAGCCGCCGATGCAATGGGATTGAGCGAAGGGAACATCTGCGTCATGATTCATACCGGTTCGCGGGGTTTCGGCTATCAAATCTGCGATGAACACGTCAAAAGTTGGGTCAAAGTCGCTGAGAGATACGGTATTAACCTCCCCGACCGTCAACTCGCCTCCGCACCAATCAATTCACGAGAGGGACAGGATTACATCACGGCGATGGCGTGTAGTGCGAACTATGCGTGGAACAATCGACAGTGTATTATGCACCTTGTCCGTCAGACCTTCATGCAGTTTTTTGAGACGACAGAAGATGAACTCGGCTTAGAACTCGTCTACGATGTAGCGCATAACATCGGGAAGTTTGAGAAGCACACCGTCAATGGTAAAGAACGCGAGTTATTTATCCATCGCAAAGGCGCGACGCGTGCGTTCCCTGCGGGGCATCCCGAAATCCCCGATAAATACCAGAAAATCGGTCAACCCGTCTTAATTCCGGGCGATATGGGAACCGCGTCCTACGTGCTTGTCGGGAATCCGGGTGCGATGGCAGAAACGTGGGGAACAACCTGCCACGGTGCCGGCAGAGTTCTCTCGCGCCGAAAAGCGATCGCCTTGACGAAAGGACGTTCTATCCAGAAAGATTTAGAGGCACAAGGTATCTACGTCCGAGCAGAAGGCAGACGCACTCTCCAAGAAGAAGTTCCCGAAGCCTACAAAGACGTTGACGAAGTCGTTCGTGTCGTTGACAAAGCGGGACTTTCCCGTCGTGTCGCGCGCCTTCGACCCATCGGTGTTGTAAAAGGTTAA
- a CDS encoding Gfo/Idh/MocA family oxidoreductase, with amino-acid sequence MNGVTGRMGTNQHLIRSILAIAEEGGLPIGDGEVIMPDPFLVGRNPAKLEKLSETTGVEKWGTDLDAALADNAYSVYFDAQVTSRRVEAVEAAISAGKHIYCEKPTATSTADAYRLYEQAAKAGLKNGVVQDKLWLPGIQKLKRLIDADFFGKIIAVRGEFGYWVFQGDAIPTQRPSWNYRVEDGGGIILDMFSHWRYVIDNLFGAVKGVSCIAATHLPQRWDEDGKPYKCTAEDAAYATFELENGIIAHFNSSWAVRVRRDDLLTIHVDGLNGSAIVGLRDCWIQPLSGTPRPVWNPDIEQPIKFFDGWLKVPEQEEYENAFRAQWELFLRHVVADEPFPWTLLAGAKGVQLADKGMESWQTRKWVELPELSTL; translated from the coding sequence ATGAACGGTGTAACCGGCAGGATGGGAACAAACCAACACCTCATCCGTTCTATCTTGGCAATCGCAGAAGAGGGTGGTCTCCCGATTGGTGACGGCGAAGTGATTATGCCCGACCCGTTTCTCGTCGGTAGAAACCCAGCGAAATTAGAGAAGCTCTCCGAAACCACTGGTGTCGAGAAATGGGGCACGGATCTCGACGCGGCTCTCGCTGACAACGCTTATTCCGTCTACTTTGACGCGCAGGTTACGTCCCGCCGAGTGGAAGCAGTCGAAGCCGCAATATCTGCAGGAAAACACATTTATTGTGAAAAACCGACTGCCACTTCAACCGCTGATGCCTATCGTCTTTATGAACAGGCGGCAAAGGCAGGACTCAAAAATGGTGTCGTTCAGGATAAACTCTGGCTCCCCGGTATCCAGAAACTGAAACGCTTGATAGATGCTGACTTTTTTGGAAAGATTATCGCTGTCCGTGGTGAGTTCGGTTATTGGGTCTTCCAAGGCGATGCGATCCCGACGCAACGCCCGTCTTGGAACTACCGTGTTGAAGACGGTGGCGGTATTATCCTCGATATGTTTAGCCACTGGCGATACGTCATCGACAACCTTTTTGGTGCCGTTAAAGGGGTCTCCTGTATTGCTGCGACACATCTACCCCAGCGATGGGATGAAGATGGGAAACCATATAAATGTACGGCGGAAGATGCCGCCTACGCGACGTTTGAATTGGAGAACGGTATTATTGCGCACTTTAACTCGTCTTGGGCAGTCAGGGTCCGCCGCGACGATCTGCTGACGATACACGTAGACGGTTTGAACGGGTCTGCCATTGTAGGCTTGAGAGACTGCTGGATTCAACCGCTCTCTGGCACGCCGCGTCCGGTCTGGAATCCTGACATCGAACAACCAATCAAGTTCTTCGACGGATGGCTCAAGGTTCCTGAACAGGAAGAGTATGAGAACGCATTTCGAGCGCAGTGGGAACTTTTCCTCCGACATGTCGTTGCCGATGAGCCGTTCCCGTGGACCCTACTCGCAGGTGCGAAAGGTGTACAGTTGGCAGACAAGGGCATGGAATCGTGGCAAACCCGGAAGTGGGTAGAATTGCCGGAATTGTCCACCTTGTAG
- a CDS encoding cupin domain-containing protein, with product MLIADVNAMEGRTYPARRRTKNLVGGASPIQIDEFCMGFVVLEPNGGQVPWHNHEQEEIYFIVEGEGEMCLGEERQTISAGQTVFIPSWIFHQLTNTDCYGPAGDVAHWKQELAGTLPKAGVDAPPLPEGAAPQCTDKP from the coding sequence ATGCTAATCGCAGATGTAAATGCAATGGAAGGACGAACCTATCCCGCCCGTAGACGCACTAAAAATCTTGTCGGTGGTGCGTCCCCAATCCAGATAGACGAATTCTGCATGGGGTTTGTTGTTTTAGAGCCAAACGGTGGGCAAGTGCCCTGGCACAACCACGAACAGGAAGAAATTTACTTCATCGTTGAAGGCGAAGGTGAAATGTGTCTCGGTGAGGAACGCCAAACCATTTCAGCGGGGCAGACGGTATTTATCCCTTCTTGGATTTTCCATCAACTCACGAACACCGACTGTTATGGACCCGCAGGCGATGTGGCACATTGGAAACAGGAACTCGCTGGCACACTCCCGAAAGCTGGCGTTGACGCGCCACCACTCCCTGAAGGCGCGGCACCCCAATGCACGGACAAGCCTTAA
- a CDS encoding Uma2 family endonuclease, with amino-acid sequence MDSQDVRQFSQEELPPETSTMTLEEFLESDLEGYEYIKGELIPVPPTSIEHGDISMNLISLLNSYVRENQLGRIYMPDTGFQVGERVLIPDIAFLSNEHIPVDRSKASPVPPDLAVEVVSPTDILHRVEEKAFVYLEAGTQLVWVLKPVSKTVTVYRSETDITLLTRNDALTGEDVVEGFSCQVAELFE; translated from the coding sequence ATGGATTCTCAGGATGTTCGTCAATTCTCTCAAGAAGAACTCCCTCCTGAAACCTCTACAATGACGTTGGAGGAATTCCTTGAAAGCGACTTAGAGGGATATGAATACATTAAAGGGGAATTAATACCGGTGCCACCTACGTCAATAGAACATGGCGACATAAGTATGAACTTAATTTCGCTCTTAAACTCGTACGTGCGCGAAAATCAATTAGGACGCATTTATATGCCAGACACAGGTTTCCAGGTTGGTGAACGTGTGCTGATACCAGATATTGCATTTCTTTCAAACGAACATATACCAGTCGATCGGAGCAAAGCATCTCCGGTCCCACCAGACCTCGCCGTTGAGGTGGTTTCTCCAACAGATATATTACATCGGGTTGAAGAAAAGGCATTTGTCTATTTAGAGGCAGGCACACAACTGGTATGGGTGCTTAAGCCTGTGTCTAAAACGGTAACGGTCTACCGTTCAGAGACGGACATCACGCTACTCACTCGGAATGACGCTCTCACCGGTGAGGATGTTGTTGAAGGATTTTCTTGTCAGGTGGCAGAACTTTTTGAATAG